One segment of Solanum stenotomum isolate F172 chromosome 1, ASM1918654v1, whole genome shotgun sequence DNA contains the following:
- the LOC125850678 gene encoding BON1-associated protein 2, producing the protein MEEGTQILEINLISAQSLKTPVANLRRMQTYAILWVDSSTKLRTKIDHLGGENPTWNDKFLFRVSPEFISGETSGVSVEIYAVGYIKDFLIGTVRLLISSCLKGIANHGITTATPAFTAVQVRRPSGRFHGVLNIAAAVYSSSDFSLLNGLSAICFGDLMEEKENGSRWRRRRLSRGGSKRSEPPSSGGESYDFSDGTDSTTSSSSSSAVSMALKDCNCVPTVTEMAGKKDLKSDGRGLLCGLMLQKKIPFCPFDQNSAFWTESFEKEP; encoded by the coding sequence ATGGAAGAGGGAACTCAAATTCTGGAGATCAACTTGATCTCTGCTCAATCCCTCAAAACCCCAGTCGCTAACTTGCGCCGTATGCAAACTTATGCCATACTCTGGGTTGATTCATCAACCAAGCTTCGTACCAAGATCGATCATCTCGGCGGCGAAAACCCTACATGGAACGACAAATTCCTCTTCCGTGTTTCGCCGGAATTCATTTCAGGTGAAACCTCCGGTGTCTCTGTTGAAATCTACGCCGTCGGTTACATCAAGGATTTTCTCATTGGTACTGTGCGTTTACTCATAAGTAGTTGTCTTAAAGGAATTGCGAATCATGGAATTACTACTGCTACTCCGGCTTTCACTGCTGTACAAGTTAGGCGGCCTTCTGGAAGATTCCATGGAGTTTTGAATATTGCTGCTGCGGTGTATAGTAGTTCAGATTTTTCGTTGTTGAATGGATTATCTGCCATCTGCTTCGGGGATTTGatggaagaaaaagagaatggTAGTCGATGGCGTCGGCGACGTCTTAGCCGTGGAGGATCGAAGCGGAGCGAGCCACCATCATCAGGCGGCGAATCTTACGATTTCTCCGACGGCACTGATTCGACAACTTCGTCGTCGTCGTCATCGGCGGTGTCAATGGCGTTGAAAGATTGCAACTGTGTACCAACAGTTACAGAGATGGCGGGAAAGAAAGATTTGAAATCAGACGGTCGAGGTTTGCTGTGTGGATTGATGCTGCAGAAGAAGATCCCATTCTGTCCGTTTGATCAAAATTCAGCGTTCTGGACTGAATCCTTTGAGAAGGAACCATAA
- the LOC125850522 gene encoding F-box/kelch-repeat protein At3g61590-like, whose protein sequence is MEGETSWVSHCPDYVVPAMVEFDSFSELNDEENREASSVPVDLILPDDLLERILAYLPIASIFRASCVCKRWYEIVSSRRFLWNFSQVLSQKPWYFMFTSSEEPVGYAYDPSLRKWYSIDLPCIQTSNWFIASSCGLVCIMDNDSRSELYVCNPITKCSKNLQEPPGLKFSDYSALAICANMKTFCYSVAIVKSKQVPGNFYQWDLSIHIYDSGTMKWLTPLTEVLTGWRGGDESVICDGVLYFLIYATGGGGLESRHGLITYNLSSRSSHCSLIKTFIPVPCSLTCGRLMNLKEKLVMVGGIGKPDRPDIIKGIGIWVLKGTEWQEISRMPHKYFQGFGEFDDVFASSGTDDLIYIQSYGAPALLVFDVNQKQWRWSQKCPVTKRFPLQLFTGFCFEPRLEMSP, encoded by the coding sequence ATGGAAGGGGAAACCTCTTGGGTCAGTCATTGCCCTGATTACGTTGTACCAGCCATGGTTGAGTTTGATTCATTTTCAGAGCTTAACGATGAAGAAAATAGAGAAGCTTCCTCAGTTCCTGTGGATTTGATACTGCCTGATGATTTACTGGAACGAATACTGGCCTATCTTCCCATTGCTAGCATTTTTAGGGCAAGTTGTGTGTGTAAAAGATGGTATGAGATAGTGAGTTCAAGAAGGTTCTTATGGAACTTCTCTCAGGTGTTGTCTCAAAAACCGTGGTACTTTATGTTCACAAGCTCAGAGGAGCCAGTTGGTTATGCCTATGATCCTTCCCTTCGAAAATGGTATAGTATTGACCTCCCATGCATTCAGACATCCAATTGGTTCATTGCTTCTTCATGTGGATTAGTTTGCATCATGGACAATGACAGTAGAAGCGAACTATATGTTTGTAACCCAATAACCAAATGCAGCAAGAACCTTCAGGAGCCTCCTGGTCTCAAGTTTTCTGATTACAGTGCATTGGCTATCTGTGCAAACATGAAAACTTTTTGTTACAGTGTCGCCATTGTTAAATCTAAGCAAGTACCAGGTAACTTCTATCAGTGGGATCTCTCAATCCACATATACGATTCTGGAACAATGAAGTGGTTGACCCCTTTGACTGAGGTTCTAACAGGCTGGAGAGGTGGGGATGAAAGTGTCATCTGTGATGGTGTTTTGTACTTCCTGATCTATGCAACTGGAGGTGGTGGTCTAGAAAGTCGTCATGGTCTGATCACTTACAACCTCTCAAGCAGATCATCCCATTGTTCGTTAATAAAGACTTTCATTCCCGTGCCATGTTCTCTAACATGTGGCCGATTAATGAACCTCAAGGAAAAGTTAGTAATGGTGGGAGGGATTGGGAAACCAGATCGTCCTGACATAATTAAGGGGATTGGCATCTGGGTACTTAAGGGGACAGAATGGCAAGAAATTTCCCGCATGCCACACAAGTATTTTCAAGGTTTTGGGGAATTCGATGATGTTTTTGCCAGCAGTGGCACTGATGATCTCATATACATTCAGAGTTATGGAGCTCCTGCCCTTCTTGTTTTTGATGTGAACCAGAAACAGTGGAGGTGGTCACAGAAATGTCCCGTGACAAAGAGGTTTCCCCTTCAGCTCTTTACTGGTTTCTGCTTCGAGCCAAGGCTTGAGATGTCTCCCTGA